One Tunturibacter gelidoferens genomic region harbors:
- a CDS encoding dimethylarginine dimethylaminohydrolase family protein, protein MSTQPIEITTPAILTTIRSTPATFLMCPPRLYDVNYVINPWMAGNVHASSRTRAAEQWQRLYEAVSTIADVQLVEPEPGSPDMVFTANAGLERNGTVAISSFFHPERQGEEPHFRRWFELAGYTVIDTPRATPFEGEGDALFSTDGTRLWVGYGPRTVASSHHTLRRIWGIEVTSLHLIDPRFYHLDTCFAPLEGGYVMYFPEAFDQASLARIEAYYSLEKRIIVTESDAVCFACNAINVDRTIILNNISTDLRHQLESRGFDIIEVTLTEFLKAGGAAKCLVMKLSRSVL, encoded by the coding sequence ATGAGCACGCAGCCAATCGAGATCACCACCCCAGCGATCCTCACCACAATCCGTTCCACCCCGGCAACTTTTTTGATGTGTCCGCCCAGGCTCTACGACGTCAACTACGTCATCAACCCCTGGATGGCGGGCAACGTCCACGCCTCCTCCCGCACTCGCGCAGCCGAGCAGTGGCAGCGCCTCTACGAAGCCGTGAGCACCATCGCGGATGTCCAACTCGTCGAACCCGAACCCGGCTCTCCCGACATGGTCTTCACCGCCAACGCAGGCCTCGAGCGCAACGGCACCGTCGCCATCAGCAGCTTCTTCCACCCTGAGCGCCAGGGTGAAGAGCCACACTTCCGCCGTTGGTTCGAGCTCGCCGGCTACACGGTCATCGACACTCCGCGCGCCACGCCCTTCGAAGGCGAGGGCGACGCTCTCTTCTCCACCGACGGCACCCGTCTCTGGGTTGGCTACGGCCCCCGCACCGTCGCCTCCAGCCATCACACTCTACGCAGGATCTGGGGCATCGAGGTCACCTCACTCCACCTCATCGACCCGCGCTTCTACCACCTCGACACCTGCTTTGCTCCCCTCGAAGGCGGCTACGTCATGTACTTTCCCGAAGCCTTCGACCAAGCCTCTCTCGCCAGGATCGAAGCCTACTACTCACTCGAAAAACGGATCATCGTCACCGAGTCAGATGCCGTGTGCTTTGCCTGTAACGCCATCAACGTCGACCGCACCATCATCCTGAACAACATCAGCACCGACCTCCGCCACCAACTCGAATCACGCGGCTTCGACATCATCGAGGTCACTCTCACCGAGTTCCTCAAGGCCGGCGGCGCCGCCAAATGCCTCGTCATGAAACTAAGCCGGTCCGTACTCTAA
- the aceB gene encoding malate synthase A, with protein sequence MKSTKSVEFVAPLVGRYAEVLTPEAVAFVVGLQRTFNEQRKELLEARMARQKRLDAGERPDFLKETKSIRESEWMVDPLPKDLLDRRVEITGPVDRKMIINALNSGAKVYMADFEDSTTPTWENVVDGQINLRDAVRRTITFEDEKTGKSYKLIEKPAVLFVRARGWHLEERHLVVDGEPMSGSLFDFGLYAFHNAKELLARGSGPYFYLPKMESHLEARLWNDVFIKAEGELGIQAGSIRATVLIETILAAFEMDEILWELKDHSAGLNCGRWDYIFSFIKKFAGDMSMALPDRAQVTMTTHFMRSYSKLAIKTCHRRGVSAMGGMSAFIPIKSDSVANEKALAQVRADKEREATDGHDGTWVAHPGLVPVALEVFDRVMPRANQISKQLPEFHVTAEDLLKVPEGTISEAGVRQNVAVGLGYVEAWLRGIGCVPLFNLMEDAATAEISRAQLWQWVHHKAVMDDGLPVTVEMVDAVIGDELKHAKASVDAKRYTAYVRAAELMGELVRASKFVDFLTVPAYDRVMAEGL encoded by the coding sequence ATGAAATCGACTAAGAGTGTTGAGTTCGTTGCGCCGTTGGTGGGGCGGTACGCGGAGGTTTTGACTCCGGAGGCTGTGGCGTTCGTGGTTGGGTTGCAGAGGACGTTTAACGAACAGCGGAAGGAGCTGCTGGAGGCTCGCATGGCGCGACAGAAGCGGCTGGATGCGGGGGAGCGGCCGGATTTTTTGAAGGAGACGAAGAGCATTCGCGAGAGTGAGTGGATGGTGGATCCGCTGCCTAAGGATCTGCTGGATCGGAGAGTCGAGATTACCGGGCCGGTGGATCGGAAGATGATCATCAATGCGCTTAACTCGGGCGCGAAGGTGTACATGGCGGACTTTGAGGACTCGACGACGCCTACGTGGGAGAACGTGGTGGATGGGCAGATAAATCTTCGCGATGCGGTGCGGCGGACCATCACGTTTGAGGATGAAAAGACCGGGAAGAGTTACAAATTGATTGAGAAGCCTGCGGTGTTGTTTGTGCGGGCGCGCGGGTGGCATCTCGAGGAGCGGCATCTGGTGGTGGATGGCGAGCCGATGTCGGGGTCGCTGTTTGATTTTGGATTGTATGCGTTCCATAACGCGAAGGAGCTGCTCGCGCGGGGTTCGGGGCCTTACTTCTATCTGCCTAAAATGGAGAGTCATTTGGAGGCGCGGCTTTGGAACGATGTGTTTATCAAGGCCGAGGGAGAGTTGGGGATTCAGGCGGGTTCGATCAGGGCGACGGTGCTGATCGAGACGATTCTGGCTGCTTTTGAGATGGATGAGATCTTGTGGGAGTTGAAGGACCACTCGGCTGGGCTGAACTGCGGGCGATGGGATTACATCTTCAGCTTCATTAAAAAGTTCGCGGGTGATATGAGCATGGCGTTGCCGGACCGCGCGCAGGTGACGATGACGACGCACTTCATGCGGAGCTACTCAAAGCTGGCGATCAAGACGTGCCATCGCCGGGGGGTGAGCGCGATGGGTGGGATGAGCGCGTTTATTCCGATCAAGAGCGATTCGGTGGCGAATGAGAAGGCGCTGGCGCAGGTGAGGGCCGATAAGGAGCGTGAGGCAACGGACGGACATGATGGGACGTGGGTAGCGCATCCGGGGCTGGTGCCGGTGGCGCTGGAGGTTTTCGACCGTGTGATGCCACGGGCGAATCAGATCTCAAAGCAGCTGCCGGAGTTTCATGTGACCGCTGAGGATCTGCTGAAGGTGCCGGAGGGCACGATCTCGGAGGCTGGGGTTCGGCAAAACGTTGCGGTTGGATTGGGATATGTGGAGGCCTGGCTGCGCGGGATTGGGTGCGTGCCGCTGTTCAATCTGATGGAAGATGCGGCTACGGCTGAGATAAGCCGGGCTCAGCTTTGGCAGTGGGTTCACCATAAGGCAGTGATGGACGATGGGCTGCCGGTGACGGTTGAGATGGTGGATGCTGTAATCGGGGATGAACTGAAGCATGCCAAGGCGAGCGTTGATGCGAAGCGGTACACGGCCTATGTGCGGGCTGCGGAGTTGATGGGGGAGTTGGTGCGGGCATCCAAGTTTGTGGATTTCCTGACGGTGCCAGCTTATGACAGGGTGATGGCTGAAGGGCTTTAG
- a CDS encoding 2-keto-4-pentenoate hydratase, whose amino-acid sequence MMTGERERQLIEAADLLLDARRTGVPIEDLPEPLQPKNMDEAYALQDRIAEAYGEIGGWKIGAPSAEATPIFAPMPLAWVARDGAVVVGVRRYRGLEAEIAFLMGEDLPPRATQYSRDEVVAAIASCHPAIEVIESGLLDPLKAARMSMLGDLQMHGGFVYGPAVADWKKIDFKAEHVMIAVDGAVRVERTGSNTSGDLMRLLPWLANEGAARTGGLKAGQWVTTGSWTGVTLAVPGSTANVKFSAAGEVHLRFE is encoded by the coding sequence ATGATGACCGGTGAGAGAGAAAGACAGCTGATTGAGGCGGCGGATCTGCTGCTGGATGCGCGGCGGACTGGGGTACCGATCGAGGATCTGCCGGAGCCTTTGCAGCCGAAGAATATGGACGAGGCTTATGCGCTGCAGGATCGCATTGCGGAAGCCTATGGGGAGATAGGCGGCTGGAAGATCGGGGCTCCGAGTGCGGAGGCTACTCCGATATTTGCGCCGATGCCGCTGGCGTGGGTTGCGCGGGATGGCGCAGTAGTTGTCGGGGTGCGGAGGTATCGTGGGCTGGAGGCGGAGATTGCTTTTTTGATGGGTGAAGATCTGCCACCGAGGGCCACGCAGTATTCCAGGGATGAGGTGGTGGCTGCGATTGCGAGCTGCCATCCAGCGATCGAGGTGATTGAGAGTGGCCTGCTCGATCCGCTGAAGGCGGCGCGGATGTCCATGCTTGGCGATCTGCAGATGCATGGCGGGTTCGTGTACGGCCCAGCGGTGGCGGATTGGAAGAAGATCGATTTCAAGGCCGAGCATGTGATGATTGCGGTCGATGGTGCGGTGAGGGTGGAGCGGACGGGATCGAATACTTCGGGGGACTTGATGCGTCTGCTGCCGTGGCTGGCGAATGAGGGCGCTGCCAGGACTGGTGGATTGAAGGCTGGACAGTGGGTGACGACGGGAAGCTGGACCGGTGTGACCCTAGCAGTTCCGGGGTCTACTGCGAATGTAAAGTTTTCTGCGGCGGGCGAGGTTCATCTGCGGTTTGAGTAA